The following coding sequences lie in one Bacteroides helcogenes P 36-108 genomic window:
- a CDS encoding FimB/Mfa2 family fimbrial subunit, giving the protein MKRKIILVCSLFAVMALGACSEKNDPSNENGNGDAKSKLVVQLNFAGVDNKGVQTRAQSTAVPATSWSNIKQVQFLLYDATTNNIRFSAIATPASGSNTFTYTDIPVGTYKLVAIANAKSSSDNIVTSLDGGATAMEWDMWNVRQKNATSLVMTHKTGTFPAFCNTEQTTAGNTAYLEPSEIFMGSENVVVATGTTANPTVSLTREVSLMRVRLNVKEGQNGVDNDASVDYTQNASIMIYRLPEKMGVLAGNDGGVAATSNEHYVLPVSGSDVFKTTNPTSGYTGTVLGGNYTMWRDIVVFPNNGGRVNNGLTTANADAARQYFIVISATGKPGHVLADGTQLSTNTTVYWQGVVKENFVPNTIREANLTLRTGGTTVVPVTPTTYGDMTITVSEPTPWNGNIVESSIIM; this is encoded by the coding sequence ATGAAAAGAAAAATTATTTTAGTATGCTCATTATTCGCTGTAATGGCGTTGGGCGCATGTTCAGAAAAAAATGATCCCTCAAATGAGAATGGGAATGGAGATGCAAAATCTAAGCTTGTTGTACAGTTGAATTTTGCGGGTGTTGATAATAAAGGGGTACAGACGAGAGCTCAATCTACTGCTGTGCCTGCAACCTCATGGTCTAATATCAAACAAGTACAATTTTTACTTTATGATGCAACGACCAATAATATCCGCTTTTCTGCAATAGCAACTCCGGCGAGTGGTAGCAATACCTTTACATATACGGATATACCGGTTGGTACATATAAATTGGTTGCTATTGCAAATGCAAAAAGTTCAAGCGATAATATCGTGACCTCTTTGGATGGCGGCGCTACGGCAATGGAATGGGATATGTGGAACGTGCGTCAGAAAAATGCGACAAGTCTGGTAATGACTCACAAAACAGGTACATTCCCTGCTTTCTGTAACACGGAACAAACCACTGCTGGTAATACGGCTTATTTGGAACCTTCTGAAATCTTTATGGGGTCTGAAAATGTAGTTGTGGCTACTGGAACCACTGCTAATCCTACGGTTTCTTTGACGCGTGAGGTGTCTTTGATGAGGGTTCGTCTGAATGTGAAAGAGGGGCAGAATGGTGTAGATAATGACGCGTCAGTGGATTATACCCAGAATGCTTCTATCATGATTTATCGTTTACCTGAAAAAATGGGTGTTCTGGCAGGCAATGACGGTGGTGTGGCTGCTACTTCAAATGAACATTACGTTTTACCCGTTTCTGGCTCAGATGTATTTAAGACAACTAATCCGACAAGTGGTTATACCGGTACTGTTTTAGGTGGTAATTATACAATGTGGAGAGACATTGTGGTATTTCCTAATAATGGTGGGCGTGTTAATAATGGTTTAACTACTGCTAATGCCGATGCTGCGCGCCAATATTTCATTGTTATTTCTGCAACAGGTAAACCGGGACATGTCCTGGCTGACGGAACCCAGTTGTCTACCAATACTACAGTATATTGGCAGGGTGTAGTGAAAGAAAATTTTGTACCGAATACCATTCGTGAAGCAAACCTTACTTTACGTACAGGTGGTACGACTGTTGTTCCCGTTACTCCTACGACATATGGTGACATGACTATTACAGTCAGTGAACCGACTCCGTGGAACGGCAATATCGTAGAATCTTCTATTATTATGTAA
- a CDS encoding bactofilin family protein — translation MLGKKKNEDYSAKAVKVSADGLTTIAQGTIVTGTVTVEGNLRLDGTVDGNISCKGKVVIGPQGKIKGDITCDAAVLHGMLQGDIHVTEELIMKSGCIMNGDVYTCKLEIESKARFNGTCNTTEKSMPVEGKAALSGKHAQEG, via the coding sequence ATGTTAGGAAAGAAAAAGAATGAAGATTATTCTGCAAAAGCAGTAAAAGTCAGTGCTGACGGATTGACAACAATAGCACAAGGGACAATAGTGACAGGTACAGTTACTGTTGAAGGGAATCTACGTTTGGATGGGACGGTTGATGGAAACATTTCCTGCAAGGGGAAAGTTGTGATCGGCCCACAGGGAAAAATCAAAGGTGATATAACATGTGATGCAGCGGTGTTGCATGGTATGTTGCAGGGAGATATCCATGTGACGGAGGAACTGATAATGAAGTCGGGGTGTATAATGAATGGAGATGTTTATACATGTAAACTTGAAATTGAATCAAAAGCCCGATTTAACGGAACATGCAATACTACGGAAAAAAGTATGCCTGTGGAAGGAAAAGCGGCCCTTTCTGGAAAACACGCACAAGAAGGCTGA
- a CDS encoding tyrosine-type recombinase/integrase has product MKEELLTQFMEKLIVKLKEGQRDGTAHVYRSTLNRLRKFVNGREISFKQLTPEWLARFEQRLLADQLSWNTISTYMRMLRSVYNQALECGMAIYVPRLFSKVHTGVNCPVKRAVSPEVICQLMTAKKKLPERLSFSRDIFVLLFLLRGMPFVDLAFLRKCDLQGNVITYHRHKTGRRMSIVVCPEAMEIIGKYKNVFPDTPYLFPIILNPGKDEYRQYSRMLRLENHRLLQVARSLQIKERLSTYTARHTWATTALRQNYNSNLICDAMGHSSVKVTETYFQPFKEAEINRMNKSLITYILSRNL; this is encoded by the coding sequence ATGAAAGAAGAACTTTTAACACAATTTATGGAGAAGCTAATTGTCAAATTAAAGGAAGGACAGCGTGATGGTACGGCTCATGTATATAGAAGTACTTTGAATAGGCTGAGAAAGTTTGTGAATGGGCGTGAAATAAGTTTTAAACAGTTAACTCCGGAATGGTTGGCACGGTTTGAGCAAAGATTGTTGGCAGATCAGCTAAGTTGGAATACAATTTCCACATATATGCGTATGCTGAGATCTGTTTATAACCAGGCTTTAGAATGTGGTATGGCCATTTATGTTCCACGCCTTTTCAGTAAAGTACATACAGGAGTTAATTGTCCGGTAAAAAGAGCTGTTTCACCAGAAGTAATATGTCAGCTAATGACGGCTAAAAAAAAGTTGCCCGAAAGACTTTCTTTTAGCCGTGACATCTTTGTTTTATTGTTTTTGCTTCGTGGAATGCCATTTGTCGATCTTGCTTTTTTACGCAAGTGTGACTTGCAAGGAAATGTCATAACCTATCATAGACATAAGACGGGGCGCAGGATGTCTATTGTTGTTTGCCCGGAAGCAATGGAAATAATCGGAAAATATAAGAATGTTTTTCCCGATACTCCTTATCTTTTCCCTATTATCCTAAATCCTGGGAAAGATGAATATCGGCAATATTCTCGGATGTTACGTTTGGAAAACCATCGCTTATTGCAAGTAGCCCGTTCCTTGCAAATAAAAGAACGATTAAGTACTTACACTGCCCGCCATACATGGGCAACCACAGCGCTAAGACAAAATTATAATTCCAATCTGATATGTGATGCAATGGGGCATTCTTCTGTAAAGGTTACGGAAACATATTTTCAACCTTTTAAAGAAGCTGAAATTAATCGAATGAACAAATCTCTCATTACATATATTTTATCGAGAAATTTATAG
- a CDS encoding FimB/Mfa2 family fimbrial subunit — MRKNRLLIVLFIGVTALFLTSCTYDYFEDETNYQVFVPEVLNKTVSDCRVLVYNNAGVLVGTRYATSPWDENPRMAMGLFGFKLQPGEYKVYCYTNTDSISFVDEQHLENSAFVLKSSSSGQHHYVQPSDMLFQKFVPVIVHPGILKTDTAHLERYTGRITVRFKNFPGDVSRIKKVQLLAEGASVMQYLKNDTLTSRLTSDDRVYHLGELPVQESAGILEVDHRYLPSLEGEPMRLNYTFLGDDGAVINNLPVEVKDKNTGMPMRLLYGRRIIIEIDSYTVIKISIVGWNEDIEGGDTDLE, encoded by the coding sequence ATGAGAAAAAACAGACTTCTCATAGTGTTATTTATTGGTGTAACGGCTTTGTTTTTGACTTCATGTACATATGACTATTTTGAAGATGAAACTAATTATCAGGTCTTTGTGCCTGAGGTCCTGAATAAAACAGTCAGTGATTGTCGTGTATTGGTTTATAACAATGCCGGAGTATTGGTAGGTACACGTTATGCAACTTCTCCTTGGGATGAAAATCCCCGTATGGCAATGGGCTTATTTGGTTTTAAGTTACAACCAGGTGAGTACAAAGTGTATTGCTATACCAATACGGATAGCATCTCATTTGTAGATGAACAGCATTTGGAAAATTCTGCTTTTGTTTTGAAAAGCAGTTCTTCCGGACAACACCATTATGTACAGCCTTCGGATATGCTATTTCAGAAGTTTGTACCTGTTATTGTTCATCCGGGTATCTTAAAAACTGATACTGCGCATTTGGAGCGTTATACAGGTCGTATTACTGTGCGTTTCAAAAACTTTCCCGGTGATGTGTCGCGCATAAAGAAAGTACAATTATTGGCAGAAGGAGCATCGGTTATGCAGTATCTCAAAAATGATACTTTGACTTCACGATTGACTTCGGATGACCGAGTGTACCATTTAGGCGAACTGCCTGTGCAGGAAAGTGCCGGAATATTAGAGGTCGATCACCGTTACTTGCCTTCTTTAGAAGGAGAACCTATGAGGTTGAACTATACATTCCTTGGAGATGACGGTGCTGTCATTAATAATTTGCCGGTTGAAGTGAAAGACAAAAATACCGGAATGCCGATGAGATTGCTGTATGGTCGGCGCATCATTATTGAAATAGACTCTTACACTGTTATTAAAATATCAATTGTAGGATGGAATGAAGATATAGAGGGTGGAGATACAGACTTGGAATGA
- a CDS encoding OmpA family protein, which yields MRKKKLQILLSAAAFLFLMEGGTPSFAQERKIGRVERRADRNFIRQKFDKAMTQYETAIKREENIESRAALHLKIARLYFMVREYARASEHYSKAMELRPDLLGVDDVCEYIDALRFQGQARQAEAICLDNAYKDVYSRYQRYQNTLEALAMQHSVQEDPGFSAKRLSLNTDNSEFWIGNYGEQPFYAISYSNFNDPGKLFFHRTHYYVLNETDNPETAFRKPPKYYDYFRKIPADLQNGPVAFSPDMRTMVATVIEYDKKKTTVEMADKKFRPFRTKLFYSILKNNKKRFTKYAPVFPQESMASYAHPYLLNDGKSLLFTSDMPGGYGGFDLYITHWNEENQTWGTPQNLGPQVNTEGDEIFPVVYKGRLIFSSNGLPGFGGYDLFSVFFDKDGVVPGGINHFPYPVNSVFNDYYMCPLDLRTAYFVSDREMESRDDIYYLRTVEDLGTQHGKPFYGMSEENAILGGALLLNGTTENVRPETITLKQYAPEGLLMTLYFDFDSDALTPESVQRLERFVDEMGTYDFSELRFDGFADEIGSDSYNYRLSERRAEQVADFLRARGIDVNFNIQAHGRIKLSPEEVKEEVESYRWPEGGIDWIQVNRRARRVEIYNKR from the coding sequence ATGAGAAAGAAGAAGTTACAAATTCTCCTGTCTGCTGCTGCATTCCTTTTCTTAATGGAAGGGGGTACGCCTTCTTTTGCGCAGGAACGGAAAATAGGACGGGTAGAACGACGGGCAGATCGTAATTTTATCAGACAGAAATTTGATAAAGCGATGACTCAGTATGAGACAGCTATTAAACGTGAGGAGAACATTGAATCTCGGGCTGCGCTTCATCTGAAGATAGCACGCTTATACTTTATGGTTAGGGAATACGCCCGCGCATCCGAACATTATAGTAAAGCGATGGAGTTACGCCCGGATTTGCTCGGAGTGGATGATGTCTGTGAATACATAGATGCTCTGCGCTTTCAAGGGCAAGCTCGTCAGGCAGAAGCTATCTGTTTGGATAATGCCTATAAAGATGTGTATAGCCGATATCAGCGATATCAGAATACATTGGAGGCACTTGCTATGCAACATTCTGTACAAGAAGATCCGGGATTTTCGGCTAAACGGTTGTCTTTGAATACGGACAATTCCGAATTTTGGATTGGCAATTATGGTGAACAACCTTTTTATGCTATTAGTTACAGCAATTTCAATGATCCAGGAAAGTTGTTTTTTCACCGCACCCATTATTATGTGTTGAATGAAACTGATAATCCGGAAACAGCTTTTCGTAAACCACCGAAATATTACGATTATTTCCGCAAGATTCCGGCAGATTTACAGAATGGACCGGTAGCTTTTTCACCGGATATGCGTACAATGGTAGCTACTGTCATAGAGTATGATAAAAAGAAAACAACGGTAGAAATGGCTGATAAGAAATTCCGTCCGTTTCGTACAAAACTTTTCTATTCTATACTGAAAAATAATAAGAAGAGATTTACCAAATACGCTCCTGTCTTTCCCCAGGAGTCTATGGCTTCATATGCCCATCCATACCTCTTGAATGATGGCAAATCATTATTGTTCACTTCGGATATGCCGGGAGGTTATGGTGGTTTTGATTTGTATATCACTCATTGGAATGAAGAAAATCAAACATGGGGAACTCCTCAAAATTTAGGACCTCAGGTTAATACGGAAGGTGATGAAATTTTTCCTGTTGTTTATAAAGGACGCCTTATTTTCTCCTCTAATGGATTGCCGGGATTTGGTGGATACGATTTGTTCAGTGTCTTTTTTGATAAGGACGGGGTAGTTCCGGGTGGTATTAATCATTTCCCTTATCCGGTAAATTCTGTTTTCAATGATTATTATATGTGTCCGCTTGACTTACGGACTGCTTATTTTGTATCTGATCGTGAAATGGAGTCCAGAGATGATATCTATTATTTGCGTACAGTGGAAGATTTGGGCACTCAACATGGAAAACCTTTCTACGGCATGAGTGAGGAGAATGCAATTTTAGGAGGAGCATTATTGTTGAATGGAACTACTGAAAACGTTCGTCCGGAAACCATTACATTAAAGCAATATGCACCGGAAGGTTTGCTGATGACTCTTTATTTTGATTTTGATTCGGATGCATTGACCCCTGAGTCTGTCCAACGCTTGGAACGTTTTGTAGATGAGATGGGTACTTACGATTTCTCAGAGCTGAGGTTTGATGGTTTTGCCGATGAGATAGGTAGTGACAGTTATAACTATAGATTATCGGAACGCAGGGCTGAACAAGTAGCTGATTTCCTGCGTGCTCGCGGCATAGATGTGAATTTTAACATACAAGCCCATGGCAGGATAAAACTTTCTCCGGAAGAAGTGAAAGAAGAAGTTGAGAGCTATCGCTGGCCGGAAGGAGGCATTGACTGGATACAAGTTAATCGTCGGGCAAGACGCGTGGAAATATATAATAAGAGGTAG
- a CDS encoding DUF3575 domain-containing protein: MKPVIRHILSLTVLLCFIGGVQAQSVKINIPLWLTGSPNVGFEYTLTRQITVNGEVSWLPYLFKKHEEVFRALQATAEVRYYINPRNFYTNDSWDGFYIGPYAMYGNFNIGLLEHNDPLQSFRRKGWGVSGGISTGYKFAFNSRWGLDLNIGIGYAHLQYDKFYLGGEYVDFPLERKKTKAWIGPTKFGINLTYNIFR, translated from the coding sequence ATGAAACCAGTTATACGACATATTTTAAGTCTTACCGTCTTGCTTTGTTTTATCGGCGGAGTACAGGCACAAAGTGTCAAGATTAATATTCCTTTATGGTTGACAGGATCACCTAATGTTGGTTTTGAATATACGTTGACCAGACAAATTACTGTGAATGGAGAAGTGTCATGGTTGCCGTACTTGTTTAAAAAGCATGAAGAGGTTTTTCGTGCTCTTCAAGCTACGGCGGAGGTACGTTATTACATAAATCCACGTAACTTTTATACTAATGACTCATGGGATGGCTTTTATATTGGTCCATATGCCATGTATGGCAACTTCAACATAGGTTTGTTAGAACACAATGATCCGTTACAAAGTTTCCGCCGTAAGGGTTGGGGAGTGTCAGGAGGTATCTCTACCGGGTATAAATTTGCTTTCAATTCTCGTTGGGGGTTAGATTTGAATATCGGTATAGGATATGCCCACCTTCAATATGATAAGTTTTATTTGGGAGGAGAATATGTGGACTTCCCTTTAGAACGGAAAAAGACAAAAGCTTGGATTGGACCGACAAAGTTTGGCATAAACCTTACTTATAATATATTCCGCTAA
- a CDS encoding Gfo/Idh/MocA family protein encodes MRKIGTFALGVCFALGVCFAQTAIAQTSQEGTPWNWKKGTIVVETPQRPAGQKSVLGLTVPKMDVVRVGFVGLGMRGPGAVERFTYIPGTQVVALCDYVPERAERCQEILKKASMPKAAVYSGAIGYEELCKREDIDLVYIAADWLHHFPVAKCAMEHGKNVAIEVPSAMNLEECWALINLSETTRKHCMILENCCYDWFEMNTLNMAQQGVFGEVIRAQGAYIHNLDQFWDYYWKKDSDDKLGWRLEYNMKHRGDVYATHGLGPVAQALDIHRGDRMTTLVAMDTKSVNGKALVEKRAGTCGDFRNGDHTTTLLRTANGKVIEIQHNVMTPQPYNRLYQLTGTKGFANKYPVEGYALDAAQLTASGVQPKVDDLNSHGFLPETEMSALVAKYQHPILKKYGEMAKEVGGHGGMDFIMDSRLVYCLQNGLPLDMDVYDLAEWCCLAELGELSMDNGCAAVEFPDFTRGEWNIVKGYKHAYASPEDEAASLEKAKAFTIQLKEKGAKEWAAQAKKDSKKKKK; translated from the coding sequence ATGAGAAAAATTGGAACTTTTGCGTTGGGCGTATGTTTCGCATTGGGTGTATGTTTCGCTCAGACTGCCATTGCTCAAACTTCGCAGGAAGGAACTCCTTGGAATTGGAAGAAGGGGACTATTGTCGTGGAGACACCTCAGCGTCCAGCCGGACAGAAAAGTGTGTTGGGATTGACTGTCCCAAAAATGGATGTAGTTCGTGTAGGATTTGTAGGTTTGGGTATGCGTGGTCCCGGTGCAGTGGAACGCTTTACTTACATTCCGGGAACTCAGGTTGTGGCGCTTTGTGACTATGTGCCTGAACGTGCTGAGAGATGTCAGGAGATTCTGAAAAAGGCTTCTATGCCGAAGGCTGCTGTTTATTCGGGGGCTATCGGTTATGAGGAGCTTTGTAAACGTGAGGATATTGATTTGGTTTATATTGCTGCCGACTGGTTACATCATTTTCCCGTAGCTAAGTGCGCTATGGAGCATGGCAAGAATGTAGCTATTGAAGTACCGTCTGCCATGAACTTGGAAGAATGCTGGGCCTTAATTAATCTTAGCGAGACTACTCGTAAGCATTGCATGATTTTGGAAAACTGTTGCTATGACTGGTTTGAAATGAATACTTTGAACATGGCGCAACAGGGTGTATTTGGTGAGGTTATTCGTGCGCAAGGTGCTTACATACATAATCTCGACCAGTTTTGGGATTATTATTGGAAGAAGGATTCTGACGATAAATTGGGATGGCGTTTGGAATATAACATGAAGCATCGTGGTGATGTATATGCAACTCATGGTCTGGGACCTGTGGCACAGGCGCTTGATATTCACCGTGGTGATCGCATGACGACCTTGGTGGCCATGGATACGAAATCTGTCAATGGTAAGGCTTTGGTGGAGAAGAGGGCTGGAACATGCGGTGATTTCCGTAATGGTGACCACACCACTACTTTGCTTCGTACGGCCAATGGAAAGGTTATTGAAATTCAGCACAATGTGATGACACCGCAACCTTACAATCGACTGTATCAGCTTACAGGTACTAAAGGATTCGCCAATAAATATCCGGTAGAAGGTTATGCTCTCGATGCTGCACAGTTGACAGCTTCCGGTGTACAGCCTAAGGTTGATGATTTGAATTCTCACGGCTTCCTGCCTGAAACAGAGATGAGTGCTCTTGTGGCAAAATACCAGCATCCTATATTGAAGAAATACGGTGAGATGGCTAAGGAAGTTGGCGGCCATGGCGGTATGGATTTTATTATGGACAGTCGTTTAGTATATTGTCTGCAAAATGGTCTTCCTCTTGATATGGATGTTTATGACTTGGCTGAATGGTGTTGTTTGGCAGAGTTGGGTGAGCTTTCTATGGATAACGGTTGTGCTGCCGTGGAATTCCCGGATTTTACTCGTGGAGAATGGAACATAGTAAAAGGTTATAAGCATGCTTACGCAAGTCCTGAAGATGAGGCTGCTTCATTGGAAAAGGCCAAGGCCTTTACAATTCAATTGAAAGAAAAAGGAGCGAAAGAGTGGGCTGCTCAAGCAAAGAAAGACAGTAAGAAGAAGAAAAAATAA